The Magnolia sinica isolate HGM2019 chromosome 9, MsV1, whole genome shotgun sequence genome contains a region encoding:
- the LOC131256413 gene encoding uncharacterized protein LOC131256413 — protein sequence MMALWKFSERTWAFRLPNFQYKGSQAIAPNKCLVFLPLTQFFHCDSQPLITKEKMIGHQLDKLVGTLKSKLRVFKMKKPYNKIDKSDSMRMEIRSRKARKIIEETLKIADSPGHKSYAF from the exons ATGATGGCATTGTGGAAATTTTCTGAAAGAACATGGGCGTTTAGGTTACCAAACTTTCAATATAAGGGTTCTCAAGCAATTGCTCCCAACAAATGCCTGGTCTTCCTTCCTCTCACTCAATTCTTTCATTGTGATTCTCAACCGTTAATCACAAAAG AGAAGATGATAGGTCATCAGCTGGATAAGTTGGTGGGGACTCTGAAGTCGAAATTGAGGGTGTTTAAGATGAAGAAACCTTACAATAAGATCGACAAGAGCGATAGCATGAGGATGGAGATAAGGAGTAGGAAAGCTCGAAAGATTATAGAAGAGACTCTCAAGATTGCAGATTCAccaggccacaaaagttatgcCTTCTGA